From a region of the Parus major isolate Abel chromosome 6, Parus_major1.1, whole genome shotgun sequence genome:
- the SLC16A9 gene encoding monocarboxylate transporter 9, with product MVFRKPPDGGWGWVIVVVSFFTQFLCYGSPLAVGVLYLEWLDAFGEGKGKTAWVGSLANGIGLLASPVCSICVSSFGARPVAIFSGFMVAGGLMMSSFAPNIYFLYVSYGIVVGLGCGLLYTATVTITCQYFDKRRGLALGLISTGSSVGLFIYAALQRELIELYGLDGCLLIVGALSLNILACGSLMRPLESSSSPPPDKMCVDKVPDQYFVYHEKTVEENISILEKGYIDEKSVNNVPDCKQDSILNKNVLSSININEKDTYKKKVVEQTNFCKQLAKRKWQLYLTYWKETVVLFKNKVFSALFVAILLFDIGGFPPSLLMEDVARSANISEDDYYMPLISIIGIMTTVGKLILGILADFKWVNTLYLYVTTLLMTGVALFAIPFAKSYLTLAMLSGILGFLTGNWSIFPYVTTKTVGIEKLTHAYGILMFFAGLGNSLGPPIVGWFYDWTQEYDTAFYFSGFCVLLGGFLLLLAALPCWNACTNQSSKLPPNTYSYKVASNT from the exons ATGGTATTTCGGAAGCCACCAGAtggtggctggggctgggtgaTTGTTGTAGTTTCCTTCTTCACCCAGTTCCTGTGTTATGGATCACCGCTGGCGGTGGGAGTCTTGTATTTAGAGTGGCTGGATGCttttggagaagggaaaggcaaGACTGCTTGGGTTGGATCGCTAGCAAATGGAATTGGATTGCTTGCCA GTCCTGTCTGCAGTATATGTGTATCATCTTTTGGAGCAAGACCAGTAGCTATCTTCAGTGGCTTTATGGTGGCTGGGGGCCTCATGATGAGCAGTTTTGCACCTAACATATACTTCCTATATGTTTCATATGGGATAGTTGTTG GTCTTGGATGTGGCCTTTTGTATACTGCAACAGTTACCATCACGTGCCAGTATTTTGACAAACGCAGAGGCCTTGCGCTGGGTCTGATTTCAACAG gCTCAAGTGTTGGACTCTTTATATATGCAGCACTGCAAAGAGAGCTTATTGAGCTGTATGGACTGGATGGGTGTCTGCTAATAGTTGGTGCCCTGTCTCTAAATATATTAGCATGTGGCAGTCTAATGAGACCTTTGGAATCGTCCAGTTCTCCTCCACCAGATAAAATGTGTGTAGACAAAGTCCCAGATCAATATTTTGTTTACCATGAAAAGACTGTTGAAGAAAACATTAGCATCCTTGAAAAGGGCTATATTGATGAAAAAAGTGTGAACAATGTGCCTGATTGCAAACAGGATAGCATTTTGAATAAGAATGTATTGAGCTCAATAAACATAAATGAGAAAGACACTTACAAAAAGAAAGTTGTGGAACAGACAAACTTCTGCAAGCAACTCGCCAAAAGGAAGTGGCAGCTCTATTTGACCTACTGGAAGGAGACCGTGGTTCTTTTCAagaacaaagtattttcagCTCTCTTTGTTGCTATCTTGCTCTTTGATATTGGTGGatttcctccttctctgctcATGGAAGACGTAGCAAGAAGTGCAAACATTAGTGAGGATGACTATTATATGCCCCTTATTTCCATTATTGGCATTATGACAACTGTTGGCAAACTTATTTTAGGAATACTGGCAGATTTTAAGTGGGTTAACACTTTATATCTCTATGTAACTACCTTATTAATGACAGGAGTGGCCTTGTTTGCAATTCCATTTGCCAAAAGTTACCTTACATTAGCGATGCTTtctgggattttgggttttctgACTGGGAACTGGTCAATTTTTCCGTATGTAACAACAAAGACTGTGGGGATTGAGAAACTGACTCATGCCTATGGGATACTGATGTTCTTCGCTGGACTTGGAAATAGCCTTGGACCACCAATTGTAG GTTGGTTTTACGACTGGACGCAGGAGTACGATACTGCTTTCTATTTCAGTGGCTTTTGTGTCCTGTTGGGAGGATTTCTCCTGCTGTTGGCAGCGCTGCCCTGCTGGAATGCCTGCACCAATCAGAGCTCCAAACTGCCTCCAAACACTTACTCCTACAAAGTTGCATCTAACACTTAG